The Candidatus Neomarinimicrobiota bacterium DNA segment GTACCATTTTCTCAAAGGCAGAAAAATTACCGGCTGTCAGTTTATAGATATACATACCGGAACTAACGGAGCGTCCCCTCGAATTCGTGGCATCCCATTTGAAATCATAACAACCGGCTTCCAGTTCTCCCAAATAGAGTGTTTTGACATGATTTCCAAGGATGTCATAGATAATCAGAGATACTTTTTCGGCTTTGGGCAGGTCGAAAGAAATGGTGGTTACAGGGTTGAAGGGATTGGGATAGTTTTGTCTGAGAGCAAATTCTTCGGGGATCTGATTTTCTTCAACAGAGGTGATATGGAAACTGACCAGATCGGATTTTTCCGATTCATTGGCTGAATAATCCGTAGCACTCACTGCGTAAAGATAGGTGCTTCCGGGGACTATGTCTGTATCCGTGTATTCAAGATCAATGGTGTGGTCCAGCAATTCCA contains these protein-coding regions:
- a CDS encoding T9SS type A sorting domain-containing protein, with translation PEVPTGLGIAEMDGNVQIWWAPVEMEPIKYYSVYRSVNDGAMELLDHTIDLEYTDTDIVPGSTYLYAVSATDYSANESEKSDLVSFHITSVEENQIPEEFALRQNYPNPFNPVTTISFDLPKAEKVSLIIYDILGNHVKTLYLGELEAGCYDFKWDATNSRGRSVSSGMYIYKLTAGNFSAFEKMVLLR